CTCGTCGTCGAAGACGGCCTCGGCGAAGAGCCCGTCCGGCGCGCGGCGGCGCGGGGACTCCTGCGGCGATGGCCGCTCTTCGCCGCCGCCGCTCTGCTGGCGGCCGCGCCCCTCTTTCCGCTGGTCCGCGAGGCGGCGACCCACGGTTCTCCGGTTCCGCGTCCTCAGAATTCGCTGTCGCGCTGGGGCCGGGTCCTTTCGTACGCCGCCTATTCGCCGAACGCGGGGTACGGCTTCCCTCCGCGCTGGCTCTTCCTCCTGGGATTCCTCGGGGCTCTCGCCGCGATCGCGGCGGGCGCGATCGCCGCGGCGAAAACGCGGCGCGCGCGTTTTCTGCTCGCGTGGGCCGCGGGCGGGATCCTCGTCGTCGAGATCGTGAAGCGCGCCCACCCGCACTGGGATTCGTTCCGCTATTTCCTCCCGGCGCTGGTCGCGATGACCGCGCTCGAGGCGGCCGCGCTGGAGGCCCTGTGGAGCCGGGGGCGGCGCGCGCTCGCGGCGGCCGCGCTGGCGCTGCTCCTGGCCCTGAACGTGCCGTCCTACGTCCGGATGTACCGGTACGGCGTGTGGAACTTCTCGTCCGGAAGGAGACGCCGCGATTCGGGCGGGGAGCGGGGCGCCGCTACTTCGCGGCCGTCGGCGGGGGCGCCGCGGGAGCCGCCGCCCGGGGTCCGGCGGCCGGCGGAGGCGGAAGAAGGAACACGATCTCGTCCGGCTTGACGAGCCCCATCCGCTCGCGCGCGTCTTTCTCGAGCTCGAACGAGTTGTGCTCGGCGTTCTCGATGCGCGCGGCGATCGCCGCGTTTCCCGCTTCGAGCTCGGCGACCTGCGCCTTCAACGCGCGCGAATCCGCCTGGGCTTTCCTCCACGCGTCCGTGCCGCGATCCCCCAGCAGGAGGAGCGCGAACGCGAGCGCCGAAAAAAAGAGCGAAATGGCGAACGTCTTGAGGGGGTTAGGAGCGGGCCGGGGTGCGGGTGCGGTCGCGGCGTCTTGTTTCATCGGCGGAAGGCATTCGCTCCGGCGAAACGGCCGGCCGGCGCGAGCTCGTCTTCGATCCTCAGGAGCCGATTATACTTCGAAAGCCGCTCTCCCCGCGACGCCGATCCCGTCTTGATCAAGCCCGTTCCGCACGCGACCGCGAGATCCGCGATCGTGTCGTCGTCGGTTTCGCCGCTCCGGTGCGAGATGATCGTGGCGTACCGCGACCGCTGCGCAAGGGAGACCGTTTCGAGGGTTTCGGAGAGCGTCCCGATCTGGTTCAGCTTGATCAGCACGGCGTTGCCGACGCCTTCGGAGATGCCGCGCGCGACGATCGAGGGATTGGTCACGAAGACATCGTCGCCGACGAGGAGGATCTTCGACCCGAGCCGCCGGGTGATCTCCTTCCAGCCTTCCCAGTCCCCTTCGGCGAGGCCGTCCTCGATCGAGACGATCGGAAAGTCCCGCACGAGCGCCTCCCAGTAGTCGATCATCCCCGACGTCGAAAGCGACTTGCCTTCCCCTTCGAGCCGGTATTTCCCCTTCTCGAAGAATTCCGAGGCCGCCGGATCGAGCGCGATCGCGACGTCCTTCCCCGGCGCGTGCCCCGCCGACTCGATCGCCTTGACGATCAGCTCGATGGCCTCGCGCGACGAGGAGACGTCGGGGGCGAATCCGCCCTCGTCGCCGACGCCGGTCGAGAGTCCCTTCTTCTTCAGGATCGCCTTCAGGGCGTGGAACGTCTCGGCGCCCGCCCGGAGCGCTTCCGCGAACGACGGGAAGCCGCGGAGACAGATCATGAACTCCTGGGGATCGAGCTTGTTGTCGGCGTGTGCGCCGCCGTTGACGACGTTCATCATCGGGACCGGCAGGGTCGCGGCGCCCGCCCCGCCGAGATAGCGGTAGAGCGGGAGCCCCGCCTCGTCCGCCGCCGCTTTCGCGCAGGCGACCGAGGCGCCGAGGATCGCGTTGGCGCCGAGCCGGGACTTGTCGGGCGTGCCGTCGAGCTCGATCAGGATCCGGTCGATCAGAGCCTGGTCCCGCGCGTCGGCGCCGCGAAGCTCGTCGGCGATCGGGCCGTTGACGTTCCCGACCGCCTTCTGCACGCCCTTGCCGCCGAACCGCTTCCGGTCGCCGTCCCGGAGCTCCAGCGCCTCGCGCGAACCGGTCGATGCCCCGGACGGCACGCCGAAGCGTCCGGTCGAGCCGCCCGAGAGCAGGACCTCGACCTCCACGGTCGGATTTCCGCGCGAGTCGAGAATCTCGCGCCCCAGGATCTCTTCGATCAAGAACATCGCGTCACTCCCGCAGGAAACTCTTTCCGTCCCGGAGCAGCTCGTCCACGTCCTTGCGCGACCGCGCCTCGGCGTAGAAACGCGCGATCGGCTCCGTGCCCGATTCGCGCAGCAGCACCCACGCTCCTCCTTCGAGGAGGAGCTTCAGCCCGTCGAGCAGGTTCACGCTCTCGACCTTCCGCGACCCGAACTTCGCCGGGGGGTTTTTGCGCTTCTCGGCGAGGAGCTTCTTCTCTTCGTCGGAGATCGGCACGTCGAGGCGGTCGGAGAAATAGGGGCCGATTTCCTTTTCGAGGTCGGCGTGGAGCTCTCCGAGCGTCTTCCCCGCGGTTCGCACGGCGCGCGCGACGAGGATGTCGGCGAGGATGCCGTCCTTGTCCGGAACGTGCCCTTCGACCGTCAACCCGGCCGATTCCTCTCCGCCGATCGCGATCTTCCCCTCGAGGAGCAGCTCGCCGATGTACTTGAAGCCGACCGGTGTTTCGTGGAGCTCGACGCCGAACTTCTTCGCGACGGCGTCGAGCGCGTGCGTCGTCGCCACGCTTCGCGCGATCCCTCTTTTCGATCGACCGGCGCGGTAGAGGTCCCACGCGAGGATCGGGAGGATCGCGTTGGCCGCCCAGTACGTCCCCTTCTCGTCGAGGATGCCGAACCGGTCGGCGTCTCCGTCCGTCGCGAGGCCGAGCGACGAGCGGTGCTTCCGAACGACGTCGGCGAGCTCGCGCAGCTCCTTTTCCGAGCACTGGGGAGACTGCCCGCCGAAGAGCGGGTCGGGATGCGCGTGGATCTTCTCGACCTTCGCTCCGGCGCGTTCGAAGAAGGCGTCGAGGTAGCCGGCCGACGTGCCG
The sequence above is a segment of the Thermoanaerobaculia bacterium genome. Coding sequences within it:
- the eno gene encoding phosphopyruvate hydratase, whose amino-acid sequence is MFLIEEILGREILDSRGNPTVEVEVLLSGGSTGRFGVPSGASTGSREALELRDGDRKRFGGKGVQKAVGNVNGPIADELRGADARDQALIDRILIELDGTPDKSRLGANAILGASVACAKAAADEAGLPLYRYLGGAGAATLPVPMMNVVNGGAHADNKLDPQEFMICLRGFPSFAEALRAGAETFHALKAILKKKGLSTGVGDEGGFAPDVSSSREAIELIVKAIESAGHAPGKDVAIALDPAASEFFEKGKYRLEGEGKSLSTSGMIDYWEALVRDFPIVSIEDGLAEGDWEGWKEITRRLGSKILLVGDDVFVTNPSIVARGISEGVGNAVLIKLNQIGTLSETLETVSLAQRSRYATIISHRSGETDDDTIADLAVACGTGLIKTGSASRGERLSKYNRLLRIEDELAPAGRFAGANAFRR
- a CDS encoding septum formation initiator family protein; this translates as MKQDAATAPAPRPAPNPLKTFAISLFFSALAFALLLLGDRGTDAWRKAQADSRALKAQVAELEAGNAAIAARIENAEHNSFELEKDARERMGLVKPDEIVFLLPPPPAAGPRAAAPAAPPPTAAK
- a CDS encoding phosphoglucomutase/phosphomannomutase family protein; translation: MAGSILKFGTSGWRAVIADEFTFGNSRRAVAAIADVLAPDHPGGLLLVGYDTRFLADRFALEAALLLRQRGYRVAVSRAPIPTPVLSFETIRRKAAGALNFTASHNPPKYLGLKFSSADGGPALPEVTGKIEKRIAELGDVERPPDGEVERFDAVPEYLSAVSRFVDASAFSGFPVALDFRFGTSAGYLDAFFERAGAKVEKIHAHPDPLFGGQSPQCSEKELRELADVVRKHRSSLGLATDGDADRFGILDEKGTYWAANAILPILAWDLYRAGRSKRGIARSVATTHALDAVAKKFGVELHETPVGFKYIGELLLEGKIAIGGEESAGLTVEGHVPDKDGILADILVARAVRTAGKTLGELHADLEKEIGPYFSDRLDVPISDEEKKLLAEKRKNPPAKFGSRKVESVNLLDGLKLLLEGGAWVLLRESGTEPIARFYAEARSRKDVDELLRDGKSFLRE